From the Pseudomonas putida genome, one window contains:
- a CDS encoding sulfate ABC transporter substrate-binding protein → MKKLFTASLLAAGLALGNLAQAAPTLLNVSYDVMRDFYKDYNPAFQKHWEAEHNEKVNVQMSFGGSSKQARAVIDGLPADVITMNMATDINALADNGKLVPDNWVSRLPNNSAPFTSATVFIVRKGNPKALKDWPDLLKDGVQVIVPNPKTSGNGRYTYLSAWGYVLKQGGDETKAREFVGKLFKQAPVLDTGGRAATTTFMTNQIGDVLVTFENEAEMIAREFGRDQFEVVYPSVSAEAEPPVSVVDKVVAKKGTQAVAEEYLKYLWSPAAQEIAAQNYLRPRDATVLAKYTDRFPKVDFLSVEKTFGDWRTVQKTHFNDGGVFDQIYTDKQ, encoded by the coding sequence GTGAAAAAACTCTTCACCGCATCGCTGCTCGCCGCCGGCCTGGCCCTCGGCAACCTGGCCCAGGCCGCTCCAACCCTGCTGAACGTTTCCTATGACGTGATGCGCGATTTCTACAAGGACTACAACCCGGCCTTCCAGAAGCACTGGGAGGCCGAGCACAACGAGAAGGTCAATGTGCAGATGTCCTTCGGCGGCTCGAGCAAGCAGGCGCGTGCGGTGATCGATGGCCTGCCGGCCGATGTCATCACCATGAACATGGCCACCGACATCAACGCCCTGGCCGACAACGGCAAGCTGGTGCCGGACAACTGGGTGAGCCGCCTGCCGAACAACAGCGCGCCGTTCACCTCGGCCACCGTGTTCATCGTGCGCAAGGGCAATCCGAAGGCGCTGAAAGACTGGCCGGACCTGCTCAAGGACGGCGTGCAGGTGATCGTGCCCAACCCCAAGACTTCGGGTAACGGCCGCTACACCTACCTGTCGGCCTGGGGCTATGTGCTCAAGCAGGGCGGCGATGAAACCAAGGCCCGCGAATTCGTCGGCAAGCTGTTCAAGCAGGCGCCAGTGCTCGACACCGGTGGCCGTGCCGCCACCACCACCTTCATGACCAACCAGATCGGCGACGTACTGGTCACCTTCGAGAACGAAGCCGAGATGATCGCCCGCGAATTCGGCCGCGATCAGTTCGAAGTGGTCTACCCGAGCGTGTCGGCCGAGGCTGAGCCGCCGGTGAGCGTGGTCGACAAGGTGGTGGCCAAGAAAGGCACCCAGGCCGTGGCCGAGGAATACCTGAAGTACCTGTGGTCGCCAGCGGCCCAGGAAATCGCCGCGCAGAACTACCTGCGCCCGCGGGATGCGACCGTCCTGGCCAAGTACACCGACCGCTTCCCGAAAGTCGACTTCCTCTCGGTGGAGAAGACCTTTGGTGACTGGCGTACCGTGCAGAAGACCCACTTCAATGATGGTGGCGTGTTTGACCAGATCTACACCGATAAGCAGTAA
- a CDS encoding DMT family transporter, with product MDSSLRRGSLEMVAAMLISGTIGWFVLVSGQPVLEVVFWRCVFGTGTLLAICAAFGFLKPGVITRTAFLLAIASGVAIVGNWVLLFASYSRASIAIGTAVYNVQPFMLVGLAALFLGEKITVAKVTWLSVAFLGMLAIVSAHGAGQASGEDYLQGIGLALGAAFLYAIAALIIKRLKGTPPHLIALIQVATGVLLLAPWVKLGGLPGEPSALASLVTLGMVHTGLMYVLLYSAIQRLPTALTGALSFIYPIAAILVDWVAFGHRLAPLQWLGVALILLAAAGMQQGWWFRSAQVPAKG from the coding sequence ATGGACAGTTCATTGCGCCGTGGCTCGCTGGAAATGGTTGCCGCCATGCTGATTTCCGGGACCATCGGCTGGTTCGTGCTGGTGTCGGGGCAGCCGGTGCTGGAAGTGGTGTTCTGGCGCTGCGTGTTCGGTACCGGTACCTTGCTGGCGATCTGCGCGGCGTTCGGCTTTCTCAAACCGGGCGTGATCACCCGGACGGCATTCCTGCTGGCCATCGCCAGTGGGGTGGCCATCGTCGGTAACTGGGTGCTGCTGTTCGCCTCCTACTCGCGGGCGTCGATTGCCATCGGCACGGCGGTGTACAACGTCCAGCCGTTCATGCTCGTGGGGCTGGCGGCGCTGTTCCTGGGCGAGAAGATCACCGTCGCCAAGGTCACCTGGCTGAGCGTGGCATTCCTGGGCATGCTGGCGATCGTCAGTGCCCATGGCGCCGGGCAGGCCAGTGGTGAGGACTACCTGCAAGGCATTGGCCTGGCGCTGGGCGCGGCGTTCCTCTATGCGATTGCCGCGTTGATCATCAAACGGCTGAAAGGCACGCCACCCCACCTGATCGCGTTGATTCAGGTCGCCACCGGGGTGCTGCTGCTGGCGCCGTGGGTGAAGCTGGGCGGGCTGCCGGGCGAGCCGTCGGCGCTGGCCAGCCTGGTGACCCTGGGCATGGTCCACACCGGGTTGATGTATGTGCTGCTGTACAGCGCCATTCAGCGCCTGCCGACGGCGCTGACCGGTGCGTTGTCGTTCATCTACCCGATTGCCGCGATCCTGGTCGACTGGGTGGCCTTCGGGCACCGCCTGGCGCCTTTGCAGTGGTTGGGGGTGGCGTTGATTCTGCTGGCGGCAGCGGGCATGCAGCAGGGCTGGTGGTTCCGTTCTGCACAAGTGCCGGCCAAGGGGTAG
- a CDS encoding histidine phosphatase family protein: MKLPSFLRRRRHLLLSVALVAAAVPLTLEVVESRAQPVDGTQTLVFLRHAEKPGEGLGQLNCQGLNRALDLATLLPERFGKADYVFAANPSRHVEEGSQDQSYSYIRPLMTITPSAIRLGLPVNIDFGANDTDELADELLSEKYRNATVYTAWSHGYLPELINTVAGKALGDDRVITQEWSGDDFDTLYVLTLTWHDGKASLLSRNVRQGLNGGAHSCPT, from the coding sequence ATGAAGTTGCCATCTTTCCTTCGACGTCGCCGTCACCTGTTGCTCAGCGTGGCCCTCGTCGCCGCGGCTGTGCCGCTGACACTGGAAGTGGTCGAGAGCCGTGCTCAACCGGTCGATGGCACCCAGACGCTGGTATTCCTGCGCCATGCCGAAAAGCCCGGTGAAGGCCTGGGGCAACTGAATTGCCAGGGGCTCAACCGTGCGCTGGACCTGGCCACCTTGCTGCCGGAGCGTTTCGGCAAAGCGGATTACGTATTCGCCGCCAACCCCTCGCGGCACGTCGAGGAAGGCAGTCAGGACCAGAGCTACAGCTACATCCGCCCGTTGATGACCATTACCCCCAGCGCCATTCGCCTGGGGTTGCCGGTCAACATCGACTTCGGCGCCAACGACACCGACGAACTCGCCGACGAACTGCTCAGCGAGAAGTACCGTAATGCCACCGTCTACACCGCCTGGTCCCATGGCTATCTGCCAGAGCTGATCAATACCGTGGCCGGCAAGGCATTGGGCGATGATCGGGTGATCACCCAGGAGTGGAGCGGCGACGATTTCGATACCCTCTACGTCCTCACCCTGACCTGGCACGACGGCAAGGCCAGCCTGCTCAGCCGTAACGTCCGCCAGGGCCTGAATGGCGGTGCCCATAGCTGCCCGACCTGA
- a CDS encoding recombinase family protein — protein sequence MPSAIPYIRFSSARQTSGSSAERQRQMVTRWVQDHPDYTLSDLTYEDLGRSGYHGEHVKEGGGFAKLLQAVEAGLIKGGDCVLVEAIDRTGRLPAFEMIAEVLKPILYAGVNIVTLDDQIEYTKESVNNGHLHLLAAKIQAAHSYSKALSERTKASYAIRREQAKATGKVKRHTPIWLTSGGDVIEHIAVHVRQAFELYASGVGKTTIANRLRTSGVSELSKCSGPTVEGWLRNKAVIGYWDEIPNVYPSIISDELFLLAQQRKKAVATMPRQRTSKNHLVGLVVCGVCGSNYIVHQKDGKPNNMRCGTHHRLKSAGCANSETIPYQVVSYVYSLTAVHWIERALQAIQLSANDKRKLALTSERDVASSAISRLTKLLATVDDDEITTELQSYSERRKAIDVELSVLERSPIADGNTLNAAITQDRMMIADPVQLNGLLKQAGYRISVYQGKLIKVVDEIFPWVYQGIKRKSESNVTLGYRMLHLGEEMIISPELPELINWGEYTDNPIEGIRYMLRRSHKLISVNG from the coding sequence ATGCCCTCAGCCATCCCCTACATTCGCTTCAGCAGCGCCCGCCAAACCAGTGGTAGCAGTGCTGAGCGGCAGCGTCAGATGGTGACACGGTGGGTTCAGGATCACCCTGATTACACCCTGTCCGATCTCACCTATGAAGACCTCGGGCGTAGTGGTTATCACGGTGAGCACGTAAAGGAGGGTGGTGGCTTTGCCAAACTTTTGCAGGCTGTAGAAGCAGGGTTGATCAAAGGTGGTGACTGTGTGCTGGTGGAAGCAATCGACCGTACAGGTCGTCTACCTGCATTTGAGATGATCGCTGAAGTACTAAAACCCATATTGTATGCCGGGGTGAACATCGTCACCTTGGATGATCAGATCGAATATACAAAAGAATCGGTTAACAATGGTCACCTGCACCTGTTGGCAGCAAAGATCCAAGCTGCCCACAGCTACTCCAAGGCCCTCAGCGAGCGAACCAAAGCAAGCTATGCCATACGTCGTGAACAAGCTAAGGCGACAGGGAAGGTAAAGCGTCACACGCCTATCTGGCTGACAAGTGGTGGTGATGTGATTGAACATATTGCTGTGCACGTACGCCAAGCTTTCGAACTGTATGCATCTGGTGTTGGCAAGACGACTATTGCCAATCGTCTGCGGACATCTGGTGTAAGCGAGCTGAGTAAATGCAGTGGACCGACTGTTGAAGGTTGGTTGAGAAACAAAGCTGTAATTGGTTATTGGGATGAGATCCCCAATGTGTACCCGTCTATCATCAGTGATGAATTGTTCCTGCTTGCTCAGCAGAGAAAGAAAGCTGTAGCAACAATGCCAAGACAAAGAACGAGCAAGAACCATTTAGTTGGTTTGGTGGTGTGTGGTGTGTGTGGCAGCAACTACATTGTTCACCAGAAAGACGGCAAACCCAACAACATGCGATGTGGAACACATCATCGCTTGAAGTCAGCGGGGTGTGCAAACTCAGAGACCATTCCGTATCAGGTTGTGTCGTATGTGTATTCACTTACTGCTGTTCATTGGATTGAACGAGCATTACAGGCTATACAGCTTTCGGCTAACGACAAGCGAAAGCTTGCACTAACCAGCGAGAGAGATGTTGCCTCATCAGCAATCAGTCGCCTTACTAAACTATTGGCAACAGTGGACGATGACGAAATTACGACTGAGCTGCAGTCTTACAGTGAACGGCGTAAAGCAATTGATGTAGAACTTTCAGTGTTAGAGCGATCACCAATTGCCGATGGCAATACATTAAATGCTGCCATTACCCAAGACAGGATGATGATTGCTGATCCTGTGCAGCTCAATGGTTTACTAAAACAAGCGGGATACAGAATATCTGTATACCAAGGCAAATTAATTAAGGTCGTTGATGAAATATTTCCTTGGGTGTATCAAGGAATCAAACGAAAATCTGAGAGCAATGTCACGTTGGGTTATCGTATGCTGCATTTAGGGGAGGAGATGATTATCTCCCCTGAGCTACCAGAGCTAATTAACTGGGGCGAATACACAGATAACCCTATTGAGGGCATACGTTATATGCTTCGTAGAAGTCATAAATTGATTAGCGTGAACGGCTGA
- a CDS encoding NCS1 family nucleobase:cation symporter-1 has protein sequence MSTSLDLAPELSVASTSPSSTLAGEMPPLGLSPRLHNRDLAPTRIEGRRWGRYSIFALWTNDVHNIANYSFAMGLFALGLGGWQILLSLAIGAALVYFFMNLSGYMGQKTGVPFPVISRIAFGIHGAQIPALIRAVIAIAWFGIQTYLASVVLRVLLTAVWPQVAAYDHDSILGLSSLGWVCFVAIWLVQLVILAYGMEMVRRYEAFAGPVILLTVASLAVFMYFKADARIAWSVAEPLTGYEMWRNIFAGGALWLAIYGTLVLNFCDFARSSPCRKTIRVGNFWGLPVNILVFAIITVVLCGAQFQINGQIIDSPTQIVASIPSTPFLVLGCLAFLIVTVAVNIMANFVAPAFVLSNLAPRHLNFRRAGLISATLAVLILPWNLYNSPLVIVYFLSGLGALLGPLYGVIMADYWLLRKGRINVPELYTEHPTGAYHYSKGINLRAVVAFVPAALLAIILALVPNFHGIAPFSWLIGAGIAAAVYLLIAPRNRQYHDVSGECIAVDHSSH, from the coding sequence ATGAGTACCAGCCTCGACCTTGCCCCTGAACTATCCGTCGCCAGCACCAGCCCCTCTTCCACCCTTGCAGGCGAGATGCCGCCACTCGGCCTGAGCCCACGCCTGCACAACCGCGACCTCGCACCCACCCGTATCGAAGGCCGCCGCTGGGGCCGCTACAGCATCTTTGCACTGTGGACCAACGATGTGCACAACATTGCCAACTACTCCTTCGCCATGGGCTTGTTCGCCCTTGGCCTGGGCGGCTGGCAGATCCTGCTGTCGCTGGCGATCGGCGCGGCACTGGTGTACTTCTTCATGAACCTGTCCGGTTACATGGGGCAGAAGACCGGGGTACCGTTCCCGGTGATCAGCCGCATCGCCTTCGGCATCCATGGCGCGCAGATCCCGGCGCTGATCCGTGCAGTCATCGCCATCGCCTGGTTCGGTATTCAGACCTACCTGGCCTCGGTGGTGCTGCGCGTGCTGCTCACCGCCGTGTGGCCGCAGGTCGCCGCCTATGACCACGACAGCATCCTCGGCCTGTCGAGCCTGGGCTGGGTATGCTTCGTGGCGATCTGGCTGGTGCAGTTGGTGATCCTCGCCTACGGCATGGAGATGGTGCGCCGCTACGAGGCCTTCGCCGGCCCGGTGATCCTGCTGACCGTGGCCAGCCTGGCGGTGTTCATGTACTTCAAGGCCGATGCGCGCATCGCTTGGTCGGTGGCCGAGCCGCTGACCGGCTATGAGATGTGGCGCAACATCTTTGCCGGTGGTGCCCTGTGGCTGGCGATCTACGGCACCTTGGTGCTGAACTTCTGCGACTTCGCCCGCTCCTCGCCGTGCCGCAAGACCATCCGCGTCGGCAATTTCTGGGGCCTGCCGGTGAACATCCTGGTGTTCGCCATAATCACCGTGGTGCTGTGCGGCGCGCAGTTCCAGATCAACGGCCAGATCATCGACAGCCCGACCCAGATCGTCGCCAGCATCCCCAGCACCCCGTTCCTGGTGCTCGGCTGCCTGGCCTTCCTGATCGTCACCGTGGCGGTGAACATCATGGCCAACTTCGTCGCACCGGCATTCGTGCTGAGCAACCTGGCGCCCCGCCACCTCAACTTCCGCCGCGCCGGGCTGATCAGCGCGACCCTGGCGGTGCTGATCCTGCCCTGGAACCTCTACAACAGCCCGCTGGTGATCGTGTACTTCCTGTCCGGCCTGGGCGCCCTGCTCGGCCCGCTGTACGGGGTGATCATGGCCGACTACTGGCTGCTGCGCAAAGGCCGCATCAACGTGCCGGAGCTGTACACCGAGCACCCGACCGGCGCCTACCACTACAGCAAGGGCATCAACCTGCGTGCCGTGGTCGCCTTCGTGCCCGCTGCACTGCTGGCCATCATCCTGGCGCTGGTGCCGAACTTCCACGGTATCGCGCCGTTCTCCTGGCTGATCGGCGCCGGCATCGCCGCTGCGGTGTACCTGTTGATCGCCCCGCGCAACCGCCAATACCACGATGTCAGCGGCGAGTGCATCGCCGTCGACCACAGCAGCCATTGA
- a CDS encoding class I SAM-dependent methyltransferase, with protein MTSPIHTLEQHLLAALDPAPTETRRLFHGRGRCWEGLEQVTVDWLQGVLSVALFREPPEGQLGELEAMLRNLAERPQWTGQAILIQHRYLPDSPGQWLLGEPCQQREVIEDGLTYLLDLGVRQNNGLFLDMRYGRRWVREQAAGKRVLNLFAYTCGFSVAAIAGGAEQVVNLDMAKSALSRGRDNHRLNGHDASRVAYLGHELFKSWGKVRKYGPYDLIIIDPPTFQRGSFVLTQDYAKILRRLPELLSEGGTVLACVNDPGIGPEFLIEGMAEQAPSLAFFERLENPPEFPDVDPAGGLKALVFRQATSG; from the coding sequence ATGACTTCACCGATCCACACCCTCGAACAGCACCTGCTCGCTGCCCTTGACCCCGCCCCCACGGAAACCCGCCGCCTCTTCCACGGCCGCGGCCGTTGCTGGGAGGGCCTGGAGCAGGTCACGGTGGACTGGCTGCAGGGTGTGCTGTCGGTGGCGCTGTTCCGCGAACCGCCCGAGGGCCAGCTGGGCGAGCTGGAAGCCATGCTGCGCAACCTGGCCGAACGCCCGCAATGGACCGGCCAGGCGATCCTCATCCAGCACCGTTACCTGCCCGACAGCCCGGGCCAATGGCTGCTGGGCGAGCCTTGCCAGCAGCGTGAGGTGATCGAGGATGGCCTGACCTATCTGCTCGACCTGGGCGTGCGGCAGAACAACGGCCTGTTCCTCGACATGCGCTACGGCCGGCGCTGGGTGCGTGAGCAGGCGGCGGGCAAGCGCGTGCTCAACCTGTTCGCATACACCTGCGGCTTCTCGGTGGCGGCGATTGCTGGCGGTGCCGAACAGGTGGTGAACCTGGACATGGCCAAGTCGGCGCTGTCGCGGGGGCGTGATAACCACCGGCTGAACGGGCACGATGCGTCGCGGGTCGCCTACCTGGGGCATGAGCTGTTCAAGTCATGGGGCAAAGTGCGCAAGTACGGGCCTTACGACCTGATCATCATCGACCCGCCGACCTTCCAGCGCGGCAGCTTCGTGCTGACCCAGGATTACGCCAAGATCCTGCGGCGACTGCCGGAATTGCTGAGTGAGGGTGGGACGGTGCTGGCCTGCGTCAACGACCCGGGGATCGGGCCGGAGTTTCTGATCGAGGGGATGGCCGAGCAGGCACCTTCGCTGGCCTTCTTCGAGCGGCTGGAGAACCCGCCGGAGTTTCCGGATGTGGATCCGGCGGGGGGGCTGAAGGCTTTGGTGTTCCGCCAGGCGACATCAGGCTGA
- a CDS encoding ion transporter, which produces MNNPASLREQLYVIVFQTDTVAGRRFDKILLLIILASLVTVILDSIDEIHQGYAGLLAAIEWGFTAIFLAEYLTRLYCSPKPLRYAFSFYGLVDLLAIVPGIIALYYSDAQYLLIIRVIRMLRIFRVLKLSPYLKQAHYLMEALRGSKQKIIVFLVTVSTLVTVFGTLMYVIEGPEHGFTSIPKGIYWAIVTLTTVGFGDIVPKTPLGQVLSSLVMITGYSIIAVPTGIFTAELANAMRGEQLQHDCPTCHKKTHEHAAAFCSRCGNALFPKTE; this is translated from the coding sequence ATGAACAACCCTGCGAGCCTGCGCGAGCAGCTCTACGTCATCGTCTTCCAGACCGACACCGTGGCTGGAAGACGCTTCGACAAGATCCTCCTGCTGATCATCCTGGCCAGCCTGGTCACCGTTATCCTCGACAGCATCGACGAGATCCACCAGGGCTACGCCGGCCTGCTGGCCGCCATCGAATGGGGCTTCACCGCGATATTCCTGGCCGAGTACCTCACCCGCCTGTACTGCTCGCCCAAGCCCTTGCGCTACGCCTTCAGCTTCTACGGCCTGGTCGACCTGCTGGCGATCGTGCCGGGGATCATCGCCCTGTATTACAGCGACGCCCAGTACCTGCTGATCATCCGGGTGATCCGAATGCTGCGGATCTTCCGGGTGCTCAAGCTCAGCCCCTACCTCAAGCAGGCGCACTACCTGATGGAGGCGCTGCGCGGCAGCAAGCAGAAGATCATCGTGTTTCTGGTGACGGTTTCCACCCTGGTGACGGTGTTCGGCACCTTGATGTATGTGATCGAAGGGCCGGAGCATGGCTTTACCAGCATCCCCAAAGGGATCTACTGGGCCATCGTTACCCTGACCACGGTGGGATTCGGCGACATCGTGCCGAAGACACCGCTGGGGCAGGTGCTGTCGTCGCTGGTGATGATTACCGGTTACTCGATCATCGCCGTGCCGACCGGGATCTTCACCGCCGAACTGGCCAACGCGATGCGCGGCGAGCAGTTGCAACATGACTGCCCGACCTGCCACAAGAAAACGCATGAGCATGCCGCAGCGTTCTGCTCGCGATGTGGTAATGCGCTGTTTCCAAAAACCGAATAA
- a CDS encoding Lrp/AsnC family transcriptional regulator, translated as MTDAIDQLLINALMEDSRRSLKALAQISGLSAPSVSERLRRLEERGVLRGYTVEVDPRSFGYQLQAIVRIRPLPGQLQEVERQIIAIPEFTECDKVTGEDCFIARLHVRSMEQLDTLLDRINVLAETNTAIIKKTPVKRRLPPMD; from the coding sequence ATGACCGACGCCATCGACCAACTGCTGATCAATGCCTTGATGGAAGATTCACGCCGCTCGCTCAAGGCCCTGGCGCAGATCAGCGGCCTCTCGGCCCCCAGCGTCAGCGAGCGCCTGCGCCGCCTCGAAGAACGCGGCGTACTGCGTGGCTACACCGTGGAAGTCGACCCGCGCAGCTTCGGCTACCAGTTGCAGGCGATCGTGCGCATTCGCCCGCTGCCGGGGCAGTTGCAGGAAGTGGAACGGCAGATCATCGCCATCCCCGAATTCACCGAGTGCGACAAGGTCACCGGCGAGGACTGCTTCATCGCACGGTTGCATGTGCGCTCGATGGAGCAGCTCGATACCCTGCTCGACCGCATCAATGTGCTGGCCGAAACCAACACCGCGATCATCAAGAAGACCCCGGTGAAGCGACGGTTGCCGCCGATGGACTGA
- a CDS encoding aspartate/glutamate racemase family protein yields MRILIANVNTTEAITEAIAEQARSVAAPGTEIIGLTPWFGAESVEGNFESYLAAIAVMDRVLAYDGPYDAVIQAGYGEHGREGLQELLNVPVVDITDAAASTAMYLGHAYSVVTTLDRTVPLIEDRLKLSGLYDRCASVRASGLAVLELEEDPLRAVEAIVEQAERAVRDDKAEVICLGCGGMAGLDEQIRQRTGVPVVDGVSAAVTMAEALVRMGLSTSKVRTYATPRAKKVVGWPMKFGR; encoded by the coding sequence ATGCGTATTCTGATCGCCAACGTCAACACCACCGAAGCCATCACCGAGGCCATCGCCGAACAAGCGCGCAGCGTCGCCGCGCCCGGCACGGAGATCATCGGCCTGACCCCCTGGTTCGGCGCCGAGTCGGTGGAGGGTAATTTCGAGAGCTACCTGGCTGCCATCGCCGTGATGGACCGGGTGCTGGCCTACGACGGCCCTTACGATGCCGTGATCCAGGCCGGCTACGGCGAGCATGGCCGCGAAGGCCTGCAGGAGCTGCTCAACGTACCGGTGGTGGACATCACCGATGCCGCCGCCAGCACCGCCATGTACCTGGGTCATGCCTATTCGGTGGTGACCACCCTGGACCGCACCGTGCCGCTGATCGAAGACCGCCTGAAGCTGTCCGGGTTGTATGACCGCTGCGCCTCGGTACGGGCCAGTGGCCTGGCTGTGCTGGAACTGGAAGAAGACCCGCTACGCGCGGTGGAGGCCATCGTCGAGCAGGCCGAACGTGCCGTGCGTGACGACAAGGCCGAGGTGATCTGCCTGGGCTGCGGCGGCATGGCCGGGCTGGATGAGCAGATTCGCCAGCGTACCGGGGTACCGGTGGTCGATGGCGTGAGCGCGGCGGTGACCATGGCCGAGGCGCTGGTACGGATGGGGCTCAGCACCTCCAAGGTACGCACCTATGCCACACCGCGGGCGAAGAAGGTGGTGGGCTGGCCGATGAAGTTCGGCCGTTAG
- a CDS encoding mechanosensitive ion channel family protein, which yields MLRSLSTLLLGCLLSTHLLAADPALTEEQPAEPEPVLQGGLLGALADGLDSAAQELDLDAHLVDAWRLRTDRAAQEVERLVDRHSASDSLQLAGNFILLTLTWAASFALLTMLGRWLSKRLAGRPWLSARKRASSLLGYLLPYTLPALASLPLTLYVSRFLDPSIARALGLSLAYATSSGLFSTSIILCLITLFDAGHKRAAVAVIKRLAPRPLFLIGFLAAWSDALTSPQIARQLGGNITASVAVITGLTATLVFASLIIRLRRPVAHLIRNRSYKDRVQHRAVQETLRIFSALWYLPILLMILVSAIHLLGAGEESQKALQNALLTTVLLVSTVFVSTLLQHLLAPHDSDPTQRVRPYKELLRSLAHALLRIAMAVAFIELLGRIWGFSVIDFALSNSLGQAISNSLSSIGLILLVTWLLWVVLDTAIQEALKPAVGRRASRQPSTRVRTILPMLRNAVKVILIVICTITTMANLGINVAPLLAGAGVIGLAIGFGSQQLVQDVITGLFILIEDTISIGDWVVLDSGHAGTVESLTIRTLRLRDGKGFVHSVPFGQIKAVTNQSRQFAYAFFSVQFTYDSDVDESLGLIHEVGQSISEDPLLRINLQGPLQVFGVDRMDLNGFVLTAQFRTISGGQYAVSRAFNERLKKRVDQTDNVSFAQVYPMPVRGISA from the coding sequence GTGCTGCGTTCCCTCTCCACCCTGCTGCTCGGCTGCCTGCTGAGCACTCACCTGCTGGCCGCAGACCCTGCCCTCACCGAAGAACAACCCGCCGAACCGGAACCGGTGCTGCAAGGTGGCCTGCTCGGTGCCCTGGCCGACGGCCTGGACAGCGCCGCCCAGGAACTCGACCTTGACGCCCACCTGGTCGATGCCTGGCGCCTGCGCACCGACCGTGCCGCCCAGGAAGTGGAACGCCTGGTCGACCGCCACTCGGCCAGCGATTCGCTACAACTGGCCGGCAACTTCATCCTGCTGACGCTGACCTGGGCCGCCAGCTTCGCCCTGCTGACCATGCTCGGCCGCTGGCTCAGCAAACGCCTGGCCGGCAGGCCGTGGCTGAGCGCGCGCAAACGCGCCAGCAGCCTGCTGGGCTACCTGCTGCCGTACACACTGCCGGCCCTCGCCAGCCTGCCGCTGACGCTGTACGTCAGCCGTTTCCTCGACCCTTCGATTGCCCGCGCCCTGGGCTTGAGCCTGGCCTACGCGACCAGCAGCGGCCTGTTCTCGACCTCGATCATCCTCTGCCTGATCACCCTGTTCGATGCTGGCCACAAGCGCGCGGCGGTGGCGGTGATCAAGCGCCTGGCACCGCGCCCGCTGTTCCTGATCGGTTTCCTCGCCGCCTGGAGCGACGCCTTGACCAGCCCGCAGATCGCCCGCCAGCTGGGCGGCAACATTACTGCCAGCGTCGCCGTGATCACCGGCCTGACCGCCACCTTGGTCTTCGCCAGCCTGATCATCCGCCTGCGCCGCCCGGTCGCCCACCTGATTCGCAACCGCAGCTACAAGGACCGCGTGCAGCACCGCGCCGTGCAAGAGACCCTGCGCATCTTCTCGGCGCTGTGGTACCTGCCGATCCTGTTAATGATCCTGGTCTCGGCCATCCACCTGCTTGGCGCCGGCGAAGAAAGCCAGAAGGCGCTGCAGAACGCCTTGCTGACCACGGTGCTGCTGGTTTCCACCGTGTTTGTCAGCACCCTGCTGCAACATTTACTGGCGCCCCACGACAGCGATCCGACCCAGCGCGTGCGGCCCTACAAGGAACTGCTGCGCAGCCTGGCCCACGCGCTGCTGCGCATCGCCATGGCAGTGGCCTTCATCGAACTGCTGGGGCGCATCTGGGGCTTCTCGGTAATCGACTTCGCCTTGAGCAACAGCCTCGGCCAGGCGATCAGCAACTCGCTGTCGAGCATCGGCCTGATCCTGCTGGTCACCTGGCTGCTCTGGGTGGTGCTCGATACCGCCATCCAGGAAGCGCTCAAGCCCGCCGTCGGGCGCCGAGCCTCGCGCCAGCCGAGCACCCGGGTGCGCACCATCCTGCCGATGCTGCGCAACGCGGTGAAAGTCATCCTGATCGTCATCTGCACCATCACCACCATGGCCAACCTGGGCATCAACGTCGCCCCATTGCTGGCCGGTGCCGGGGTGATCGGCCTGGCCATCGGCTTTGGCTCGCAGCAATTGGTGCAGGACGTGATCACCGGTCTGTTCATCCTGATCGAGGACACCATCTCGATCGGCGACTGGGTGGTGCTCGATTCCGGTCATGCCGGCACCGTCGAAAGCCTGACCATCCGCACCCTGCGCCTGCGCGACGGCAAGGGCTTCGTGCACTCGGTACCGTTTGGCCAGATCAAGGCCGTCACCAACCAGTCGCGGCAGTTCGCCTATGCGTTCTTCTCGGTACAGTTCACCTATGACAGCGACGTCGACGAGTCGCTGGGGCTGATCCATGAGGTGGGGCAGTCGATCAGCGAAGACCCTCTGCTGCGTATCAACCTGCAGGGGCCGCTGCAGGTGTTCGGGGTTGACCGCATGGACTTGAACGGCTTCGTGCTGACGGCGCAGTTCCGCACTATTTCCGGCGGACAGTATGCGGTGAGCCGGGCGTTCAACGAGCGGCTGAAGAAGCGCGTGGACCAGACTGACAATGTGAGCTTCGCCCAGGTGTATCCCATGCCGGTGCGGGGGATCTCAGCCTGA